From one Rosa rugosa chromosome 4, drRosRugo1.1, whole genome shotgun sequence genomic stretch:
- the LOC133745651 gene encoding 2-oxoglutarate-dependent dioxygenase 19-like, with amino-acid sequence MAPTTANVADEAKVANIKTLTGSELNSVPSEYTYVKNPNDQADASDPEHSIPTIDFAQLTSSSPELRSKAIEELGRACQEWGFFQVINHGVPESLLKSMIEVCHKFFDLPEEEKKEFQSRKLLEPIKCGTSFNVAIDKVRLWRDFLKVIAHPEFHSLHKPADYSEVSLEFSKQTRQVATELLSGISESLGLEAEYIAKAMNWDRGLQILAANYYPACPQPDLAIGIPPHTDHGLVTLLIQNDMGGLEVQHNGKWVLVDCAPGAFVVNIGDQMQILTNDKYKSVWHRAVVNNRATRISIAVPHGPALETAALPIPELLGGEAPKYIGMSYEEFMELQASPAAYMMPCLDHLRVKAE; translated from the exons ATGGCACCCACAACAGCCAACGTTGCCGACGAAGCCAAAGTAGCAAACATCAAGACACTTACGGGCTCCGAACTCAACTCAGTACCGTCGGAGTACACCTACGTCAAGAACCCCAACGATCAAGCTGATGCAAGCGACCCAGAACACTCAATCCCCACCATCGATTTCGCCCAACTCACCTCCAGCTCCCCCGAACTCCGGTCCAAAGCCATTGAAGAGCTAGGCAGAGCTTGCCAGGAATGGGGCTTCTTTCAG GTGATCAACCACGGTGTGCCTGAGAGCCTGTTGAAATCGATGATCGAGGTATGCCACAAGTTCTTTGATCTTCctgaggaggagaagaaggagtTCCAATCAAGGAAGCTGTTGGAGCCAATCAAGTGCGGGACAAGCTTTAACGTTGCGATCGACAAAGTTCGTCTGTGGAGGGATTTCCTCAAGGTCATAGCACACCCGGAGTTCCACTCACTCCACAAACCCGCTGATTACAGTGAGGTTTCATTGGAGTTCAGCAAACAAACTCGACAGGTTGCTACCGAATTGTTGAGCGGAATATCAGAGAGCTTGGGGTTGGAGGCCGAGTACATAGCCAAGGCCATGAACTGGGACCGGGGCCTACAAATCCTCGCCGCTAACTATTATCCGGCGTGTCCCCAGCCCGATCTAGCCATTGGAATTCCCCCTCACACCGATCACGGACTTGTCACTCTCCTTATTCAGAATGACATGGGTGGCCTTGAAGTGCAGCACAACGGCAAATGGGTCCTCGTTGATTGTGCTCCGGGTGCTTTTGTTGTTAACATTGGTGACCAAATGCAGATCTTGACTAATGATAAGTACAAGAGCGTATGGCATCGGGCAGTTGTGAACAACAGAGCTACAAGGATCTCCATAGCAGTACCACATGGACCTGCACTTGAGACTGCTGCTCTGCCAATCCCGGAGTTGTTGGGTGGCGAAGCACCAAAATACATCGGAATGTCATATGAAGAGTTCATGGAACTTCAGGCAAGCCCCGCGGCGTACATGATGCCTTGTTTAGATCACCTGCGAGTCAAGGCCGAGTAA
- the LOC133745872 gene encoding 2-oxoglutarate-dependent dioxygenase 19-like, producing the protein MAPTTTTVADEAKVASIKTLTDAGAELNSVPSEYTYVKDPNDQADASDPEHSIPTIDFAHLTSSSPDLRSKAIEKLGKACEEWGFFQVINHGVPESLMKSMIEACHKFFQLPEEEKKEFQSRKLLEPIKCGTSFNVAIDKVRLWRDYLKVIAHPEFHSLHKPAEYSDVSLEFSKQTRQVATELLSGISESLGLEAEYIAKAMNWDRGLQILAANYYPACPQPDLAIGIPPHTDHGLVTLLIQNDMGGLEVQHNGKWVLVDCAPGAFVVNIGDQMQILTNDKYKSVWHRAVVNNRATRISIAVPHGPALETAALPIPELLGGEAPKYIGMSYEAFMELQASPAAYMMPCLDHLRVKADN; encoded by the exons ATGGCACCTACAACAACCACCGTTGCCGACGAAGCCAAAGTAGCAAGCATCAAGACACTTACCGACGCCGGTGCTGAACTCAACTCCGTACCATCGGAGTACACGTATGTCAAGGACCCCAACGATCAAGCTGATGCCAGTGACCCAGAGCACTCTATCCCCACCATCGATTTCGCCCATCTCACCTCCAGCTCCCCCGATCTCCGGTCCAAGGCCATTGAAAAGCTTGGCAAAGCTTGCGAGGAATGGGGCTTCTTTCAG GTTATCAACCATGGTGTACCTGAGAGCCTGATGAAATCGATGATAGAGGCGTGCCACAAGTTTTTTCAGCTTCctgaggaggagaagaaggagtTCCAATCAAGGAAACTATTGGAACCAATCAAGTGCGGGACAAGCTTTAACGTTGCGATCGACAAAGTTCGTCTGTGGAGGGATTACCTCAAGGTCATAGCACATCCCGAGTTCCACTCACTCCACAAACCCGCTGAGTACAGCGACGTTTCATTGGAGTTCAGCAAACAAACTCGACAAGTCGCAACCGAATTGTTGAGCGGAATATCAGAGAGCTTGGGGTTGGAGGCCGAGTACATAGCCAAGGCCATGAACTGGGACCGGGGCCTACAAATCCTCGCCGCTAACTATTATCCGGCGTGTCCACAGCCCGATCTAGCCATTGGAATTCCCCCTCACACCGATCACGGACTTGTCACTCTCCTTATTCAGAATGACATGGGTGGCCTTGAAGTCCAGCACAATGGTAAGTGGGTGCTCGTTGATTGTGCTCCGGGTGCTTTTGTTGTTAACATCGGTGACCAAATGCAGATCTTGACTAATGATAAGTACAAGAGCGTCTGGCATCGAGCAGTTGTGAACAACAGAGCTACAAGGATCTCCATAGCCGTACCACATGGACCTGCACTTGAGACTGCTGCTCTGCCAATCCCGGAGTTGTTGGGTGGCGAAGCACCAAAATACATCGGAATGTCCTATGAAGCATTCATGGAACTTCAGGCTAGCCCTGCGGCTTACATGATGCCTTGCTTAGATCACCTGAGAGTCAAAGCCGATAACTGA